Proteins encoded by one window of Bacteroidales bacterium:
- a CDS encoding rhodanese-like domain-containing protein, which translates to MEFKNITPSELKKWIDEGRSFQLVDLRETHEFNFSHIDRAINIPGFKVLRKQLEEFKTDIPIVLYCKLGMKCMELYPIIYEINSEVYCLEGGIFQWKNEIEPCLDIYE; encoded by the coding sequence ATGGAATTTAAAAATATTACACCATCGGAACTCAAAAAATGGATCGATGAAGGTAGATCTTTTCAACTTGTAGATCTTCGAGAGACTCATGAATTCAATTTTTCTCACATCGATAGAGCTATTAATATTCCAGGATTTAAGGTGTTAAGAAAACAATTAGAAGAATTTAAAACAGACATTCCTATTGTTTTATACTGCAAGCTTGGTATGAAATGTATGGAACTTTACCCGATAATATACGAAATCAATTCTGAAGTATATTGTCTTGAAGGAGGAATTTTCCAATGGAAAAATGAAATAGAACCTTGCTTGGATATATATGAATAA